A single window of Vigna radiata var. radiata cultivar VC1973A chromosome 4, Vradiata_ver6, whole genome shotgun sequence DNA harbors:
- the LOC106759365 gene encoding probable WRKY transcription factor 3 isoform X2, with protein MSKVLESPFGMSHQQALAQVTAQAVLAQSHMHMQADYQMHPVTAPTEPPVQQPSFALNEASEQQIVPSVSEAKNAQLETSDISQADKKYQLASQAIDKPADDGYNWRKYGQKQVKGSEYPRSYYKCTHLNCLVKKKVERAPDGHITEIIYKGQHNHEKPQANRRVKDNSDSNGSAIVQPKSESNSQGWVGQQVNKFSENIPDCSVPESDQISNQGAPRQLLPGSSGREEVGDVDNREEADDIEPNPKRRNTDLAVSEVPLSQKTVTEPKIIVQTRSEVDLLDDGYRWRKYGQKVVKGNPHPRSYYKCTSAGCNVRKHVERASTDPKAVITTYEGKHNHDVPAARNSSHNTANSNSMPLKPHNVVPEKHPLLKDMDFGSNDQRPVHLRLKEEQIIV; from the exons ATGTCAAAAGTTTTAGAG AGCCCCTTTGGGATGTCTCACCAACAGGCTTTAGCACAGGTTACAGCTCAAGCTGTCCTAGCGCAGTCTCATATGCACATGCAAGCTGATTACCAGATGCATCCAGTAACTGCCCCCACTGAACCACCTGTACAACAGCCATCTTTTGCTCTAAATGAAGCTTCAGAGCAGCAGATAGTTCCGTCTGTATCAGAAGCTAAAAATGCTCAACTGGAAACGTCGGATATCTCACAGGCTGATAAGAAATATCAGCTGGCTTCCCAGGCCATTGACAAGCCTGCAGATGATGGCTATAACTGGCGCAAGTATGGGCAGAAGCAGGTTAAAGGCAGCGAGTATCCAAGGAGCTACTACAAATGTACACATCTGAATTGCCTAGTGAAGAAAAAAGTTGAGCGTGCCCCTGATGGACACATAactgaaattatatataaaggTCAGCATAACCATGAAAAGCCTCAGGCAAATAGACGTGTCAAGGATAATAGTGATTCAAATGGAAGTGCAATTGTTCAGCCTAAGTCTGAGTCAAATTCACAAGGTTGGGTTGGACAACAAGTAAACAAGTTTAGTGAAAACATTCCTGATTGTTCAGTTCCTGAAAGTGACCAGATCTCCAACCAAGGGGCACCTAGGCAACTACTACCTGGGTCAAGTGGGCGCGAGGAAGTGGGTGATGTAGATAATAGGGAAGAGGCAGATGACATTGAACCAAACCCTAAGAGAAG GAATACTGATCTTGCGGTTTCTGAAGTACCTCTTTCTCAGAAGACTGTCACAGAACCCAAAATTATTGTGCAAACAAGAAGCGAAGTTGATCTTTTGGATGATGGTTACAGGTGGAGAAAATATGGTCAGAAAGTGGTGAAGGGAAATCCTCATCCGAG GAGTTATTACAAATGCACAAGTGCAGGATGCAACGTGCGTAAGCATGTTGAGAGAGCTTCAACCGACCCCAAAGCTGTCATAACCACGTATGAGGGTAAGCATAATCATGATGTGCCTGCTGCTAGAAATAGCAGCCACAACACAGCTAATAGCAATTCAATGCCATTAAAACCGCACAATGTCGTACCGGAGAAGCACCCTTTGCTTAAAGACATGGATTTTGGAAGCAATGATCAAAGACCTGTACATTTGCGCTTAAAAGAAGAGCAAATCATAGTATAA
- the LOC106759365 gene encoding probable WRKY transcription factor 4 isoform X1, with protein sequence MSTPNADSGTAPHPRPTITLPPRPSAEAFFSAAGGASPGPMTLVSSFFGSDAAADCRSFSQLLAGAMASPMAFSATVADNSGKDDDGPHKGFKQSRPMNLVIARSPVFTVPPGLSPSGFLNSPGFFSPQSPFGMSHQQALAQVTAQAVLAQSHMHMQADYQMHPVTAPTEPPVQQPSFALNEASEQQIVPSVSEAKNAQLETSDISQADKKYQLASQAIDKPADDGYNWRKYGQKQVKGSEYPRSYYKCTHLNCLVKKKVERAPDGHITEIIYKGQHNHEKPQANRRVKDNSDSNGSAIVQPKSESNSQGWVGQQVNKFSENIPDCSVPESDQISNQGAPRQLLPGSSGREEVGDVDNREEADDIEPNPKRRNTDLAVSEVPLSQKTVTEPKIIVQTRSEVDLLDDGYRWRKYGQKVVKGNPHPRSYYKCTSAGCNVRKHVERASTDPKAVITTYEGKHNHDVPAARNSSHNTANSNSMPLKPHNVVPEKHPLLKDMDFGSNDQRPVHLRLKEEQIIV encoded by the exons ATGTCCACTCCCAACGCCGACTCCGGCACGGCGCCGCATCCGCGCCCCACCATCACACTTCCTCCTCGTCCCTCCGCGGAGGCCTTTTTCTCCGCCGCTGGCGGTGCTAGCCCCGGTCCCATGACCCTCGTCTCCAGCTTCTTCGGTTCTGATGCCGCCGCCGACTGCCGCTCCTTCTCCCAGCTTCTTGCTGGCGCCATGGCCTCCCCGATGGCCTTCTCTGCCACCGTGGCCGACAACTCCGGCAAGGACGATGATGGGCCCCACAAGGGCTTCAAGCAGAGCAGACCCATGAATTTGGTCATTGCTCGTTCCCCTGTCTTCACTGTTCCACCCGGGTTGAGCCCTTCTGGGTTTCTTAACTCCCCTGGCTTCTTTTCCCCTCAG AGCCCCTTTGGGATGTCTCACCAACAGGCTTTAGCACAGGTTACAGCTCAAGCTGTCCTAGCGCAGTCTCATATGCACATGCAAGCTGATTACCAGATGCATCCAGTAACTGCCCCCACTGAACCACCTGTACAACAGCCATCTTTTGCTCTAAATGAAGCTTCAGAGCAGCAGATAGTTCCGTCTGTATCAGAAGCTAAAAATGCTCAACTGGAAACGTCGGATATCTCACAGGCTGATAAGAAATATCAGCTGGCTTCCCAGGCCATTGACAAGCCTGCAGATGATGGCTATAACTGGCGCAAGTATGGGCAGAAGCAGGTTAAAGGCAGCGAGTATCCAAGGAGCTACTACAAATGTACACATCTGAATTGCCTAGTGAAGAAAAAAGTTGAGCGTGCCCCTGATGGACACATAactgaaattatatataaaggTCAGCATAACCATGAAAAGCCTCAGGCAAATAGACGTGTCAAGGATAATAGTGATTCAAATGGAAGTGCAATTGTTCAGCCTAAGTCTGAGTCAAATTCACAAGGTTGGGTTGGACAACAAGTAAACAAGTTTAGTGAAAACATTCCTGATTGTTCAGTTCCTGAAAGTGACCAGATCTCCAACCAAGGGGCACCTAGGCAACTACTACCTGGGTCAAGTGGGCGCGAGGAAGTGGGTGATGTAGATAATAGGGAAGAGGCAGATGACATTGAACCAAACCCTAAGAGAAG GAATACTGATCTTGCGGTTTCTGAAGTACCTCTTTCTCAGAAGACTGTCACAGAACCCAAAATTATTGTGCAAACAAGAAGCGAAGTTGATCTTTTGGATGATGGTTACAGGTGGAGAAAATATGGTCAGAAAGTGGTGAAGGGAAATCCTCATCCGAG GAGTTATTACAAATGCACAAGTGCAGGATGCAACGTGCGTAAGCATGTTGAGAGAGCTTCAACCGACCCCAAAGCTGTCATAACCACGTATGAGGGTAAGCATAATCATGATGTGCCTGCTGCTAGAAATAGCAGCCACAACACAGCTAATAGCAATTCAATGCCATTAAAACCGCACAATGTCGTACCGGAGAAGCACCCTTTGCTTAAAGACATGGATTTTGGAAGCAATGATCAAAGACCTGTACATTTGCGCTTAAAAGAAGAGCAAATCATAGTATAA